GGATTGATGGAGCAGGCACTTCAGATGCTTAGTTTCGACGACGATACTAATGAGTATATGGTTCAAATTCATGATTACAAAAACGTTGCATTTCTTAAGTTGGATCCTTCTGTCAAGAAAGGCTCTAAATCTGTCATTGAGATATTCACCAGTTACTATCCTGAAGTAATGTCTAGAAAATATTTTGTCAATGTGCCCCTTATACTGTCTTGGGTATATACATTGGTGAAGACATTTGTCCCTAAAGAGACCAGCAGAAagtttcaagttctttccaATAGCAAAGATATTGCGTCTTCACTGGGTGATCTGGTTCCAACAGAGTATGGAGGAAAGGGGAATAAACTAGAGgatcaaagattcaacttcaacaaatcaGGTCGGGAAGCTGTCCTCAGTGAGTATGCTGCTTACTTATTACAGAAGCAGTTCACCGAGGAACTAGATTAGAAAGTACTCACGATTACACTGTACCTAGTAGTTAGATAATGGTCTACTTATAGTAATAATTAATCTGGTTTGATGGTATCTGCCATCCTCATATCCCAATCTTAATTTCGTAAAAACCCAAACATTAAAAATAAACACTCGCTCATCTCAGtagttctttttccttcctcCACAGCCTAATGTGAATAAGCCCGATATagagattcaaagaagatgtCAACAC
This window of the Komagataella phaffii GS115 chromosome 2, complete sequence genome carries:
- a CDS encoding Putative phosphatidylinositol transfer protein (PITP) is translated as MSTPEEQEKLVSQFVEQLSEIVEEAEYDELWGNQLDPKGSFYKESIAKKLATKFLRANRWDLELAKKQLTNTLIWRKEFNPLSAGFREKHDEKFDILGVITYHSEQPVPNIKLINWNLYGNVKDPKSIFEDLPTFMRWRVGLMEQALQMLSFDDDTNEYMVQIHDYKNVAFLKLDPSVKKGSKSVIEIFTSYYPEVMSRKYFVNVPLILSWVYTLVKTFVPKETSRKFQVLSNSKDIASSLGDLVPTEYGGKGNKLEDQRFNFNKSGREAVLSEYAAYLLQKQFTEELD